A genomic window from Planococcus rifietoensis includes:
- a CDS encoding MBL fold metallo-hydrolase, producing MFMERSTETEAIMPMTSIRSGSGIEIAPDTYCYTTKISNVFLIGNPSISPRWVLVDAGMPHSAEKILKEAENRFGPDQQLQSILLTHGHFDHVGALIDILEKHPVPVYAHPEEFPYLTGKEDYPEPDSTVEGGMVAKMSKTFPVKAIDISEHLVELPADGSIPDLPNWRWLHTPGHTKGHVSFFKDVGRVLIAGDAFVTVKQDSLYKVMRQKKEVHGPPVYLTTDWRAAWESVSKLVDLKPSFAATGHGKPMKGSVLAKGLVELADHFPELAVPSYGKFVHTK from the coding sequence ATGTTTATGGAACGCAGCACTGAAACTGAGGCAATCATGCCGATGACATCGATCCGCAGCGGCTCGGGCATCGAAATCGCTCCGGATACGTATTGCTATACGACGAAAATCTCCAATGTCTTCTTGATCGGAAACCCTTCCATCAGCCCGCGCTGGGTATTGGTGGATGCTGGCATGCCGCATTCTGCCGAAAAGATTTTAAAAGAAGCTGAAAACCGTTTCGGCCCGGACCAGCAATTGCAGTCGATCTTGCTGACGCACGGCCATTTCGACCATGTCGGCGCACTCATCGATATTCTTGAAAAGCACCCGGTCCCTGTCTACGCACATCCTGAGGAATTCCCGTACTTGACCGGAAAAGAAGATTATCCCGAGCCCGATTCCACTGTAGAAGGCGGAATGGTCGCGAAGATGTCCAAGACTTTCCCGGTAAAAGCTATCGATATTTCCGAGCATTTGGTGGAGCTTCCGGCTGACGGCAGCATCCCTGATTTGCCGAATTGGCGCTGGCTCCATACACCCGGCCATACAAAAGGCCATGTCTCGTTCTTCAAGGACGTCGGCCGCGTGCTGATCGCAGGAGATGCATTTGTCACGGTCAAGCAGGATTCACTTTACAAAGTGATGCGCCAGAAAAAAGAAGTGCATGGCCCGCCGGTCTATTTAACGACCGATTGGCGCGCCGCCTGGGAATCGGTGTCCAAACTTGTGGACTTGAAACCTTCTTTCGCTGCTACTGGGCACGGCAAGCCGATGAAAGGTTCTGTCTTGGCTAAAGGCCTCGTCGAGTTGGCGGATCATTTCCCTGAGCTCGCTGTTCCATCTTACGGAAAGTTTGTCCATACGAAATGA
- a CDS encoding HAD-IIB family hydrolase, giving the protein MNGATHLLATDLDGTLVGDRAGLKELLDFYEQQPYEVGLIYITGRHLASARQLIADEGLPIPKALVTDVGTEIYMGTGFLKDENWEAHLMDDWAPEQVEALAKTIDGLAPQDLPVTSRRSYHVTDAQVVEQFRNLLEAEKVPHKLIFSGGKDLDILPPNSGKGQALRYLLERHGISDAKLLVAGDSGNDLEMLTLGFPSVIVGNAQPELKIHEEHPLIFRANRHCAGGIYEAWNHFHVD; this is encoded by the coding sequence GTGAACGGAGCAACACACTTGCTAGCGACCGACCTGGACGGAACCTTAGTCGGTGATAGAGCCGGGCTGAAGGAATTGCTGGATTTTTATGAGCAGCAGCCTTACGAAGTCGGTTTGATCTATATTACCGGCCGCCATCTCGCTTCGGCACGACAGCTGATTGCAGATGAAGGGCTCCCGATTCCCAAAGCGCTCGTCACCGATGTCGGAACCGAAATCTATATGGGGACCGGTTTTCTGAAAGACGAAAATTGGGAAGCCCATTTGATGGACGATTGGGCGCCCGAGCAAGTCGAAGCGCTAGCGAAGACAATCGACGGCTTGGCTCCGCAGGATTTGCCTGTGACAAGCCGGCGTTCCTACCATGTCACGGATGCACAAGTGGTCGAACAATTCCGCAATCTGCTCGAAGCAGAAAAAGTACCCCATAAGCTGATCTTCAGCGGCGGCAAGGACTTGGATATCCTGCCTCCGAATAGCGGGAAAGGTCAGGCGCTTCGCTACTTGTTGGAACGCCATGGAATTTCCGACGCTAAACTGCTGGTTGCGGGTGATTCCGGAAACGACTTGGAAATGCTGACGCTCGGGTTCCCTTCCGTTATTGTTGGAAACGCCCAGCCGGAACTCAAAATCCATGAAGAGCACCCGCTCATTTTCCGCGCAAATCGCCACTGCGCTGGCGGAATTTATGAGGCATGGAACCATTTTCATGTAGACTGA
- a CDS encoding M15 family metallopeptidase: protein MTAIWAAIAAVWLSMHNWDTEESMKALAQAFTEQPAETEQQAPAEQEEPAVKEEQEATEETEQPEAQPEEETPAPAPTDATVYPEIDQLPSEPTIVNGILLANKQHPLPETYAPGESAEARAAFDTMAQAAAKDGLQLVAFSTYREFARQKQLYEGYVAKDGQEAADRYSARPGYSEHQTGLAFDIGEAGQEQHWASSSFGDTPGGKWVKENAHNYGFILRYPQGKEQITGYMHESWHFRYVGKEAATAIYNQNITLEEYLGI from the coding sequence ATGACAGCAATCTGGGCAGCAATTGCCGCAGTGTGGCTCTCTATGCATAATTGGGATACAGAAGAAAGCATGAAAGCACTGGCACAGGCCTTTACCGAACAACCGGCAGAAACCGAGCAGCAAGCTCCGGCAGAACAGGAGGAACCGGCAGTGAAAGAAGAACAAGAAGCGACAGAAGAAACCGAACAGCCTGAAGCACAGCCTGAAGAGGAAACGCCCGCACCTGCTCCGACAGACGCCACTGTCTATCCGGAGATCGATCAATTGCCATCAGAACCTACAATCGTGAACGGCATCCTGCTGGCGAATAAACAGCACCCGCTGCCTGAAACGTATGCACCTGGCGAAAGTGCGGAAGCCCGCGCAGCATTTGACACGATGGCACAAGCAGCCGCCAAAGACGGCCTGCAATTGGTCGCCTTCAGCACATACCGCGAATTTGCACGCCAAAAACAACTATACGAAGGCTATGTCGCAAAAGATGGCCAGGAAGCAGCCGACCGCTACAGCGCACGCCCTGGCTACTCCGAACACCAGACAGGCCTCGCTTTTGATATCGGGGAAGCCGGCCAGGAACAGCACTGGGCCTCGTCTTCCTTCGGGGACACGCCAGGGGGCAAGTGGGTAAAAGAAAACGCCCATAATTACGGCTTCATCCTGCGCTACCCGCAAGGAAAAGAACAGATCACCGGCTATATGCACGAATCCTGGCATTTTCGCTATGTCGGAAAAGAAGCCGCCACCGCGATCTACAACCAGAACATCACCTTGGAAGAATATTTAGGAATTTGA
- a CDS encoding AraC family transcriptional regulator, producing MNILETPSIQETISRIFMNETENVAQLEGLERFFEVETQLMHEIHNLEKDRAKETLRELIDMLALHAGKDIIRTVRNYYIILSSVMARKLYEMRVPPKKAFAFNAACVELVDKHMNDSEFMYVADELIEFFTSIISERKQPSFGHQTVNKVVIFINDEVERDLSVEEIAKHFNISTSHLSRIFREHAGITLVEYLNVRRVEESQYYLRHSNKGISEISKQFHFCNQSYFTRIFKKYTSVTPKQFRDSQHIPYFRYTLPNAK from the coding sequence ATGAATATACTCGAAACGCCATCCATTCAGGAAACTATTTCCAGAATCTTTATGAACGAAACGGAAAACGTCGCGCAGCTGGAGGGGCTCGAACGTTTCTTTGAAGTGGAGACTCAATTGATGCACGAAATCCATAACCTGGAGAAAGACCGTGCCAAAGAAACATTGCGTGAATTGATCGACATGCTCGCCCTTCATGCAGGAAAAGACATCATCCGCACCGTCCGCAATTATTACATCATTTTATCGTCCGTCATGGCACGTAAATTGTATGAAATGCGCGTACCGCCGAAAAAAGCGTTCGCTTTCAATGCGGCTTGTGTCGAATTGGTCGATAAGCACATGAACGATTCGGAATTCATGTATGTTGCTGATGAATTGATCGAGTTTTTCACATCGATCATCTCGGAACGCAAACAGCCGTCATTCGGCCACCAAACCGTCAACAAAGTCGTCATTTTCATCAATGACGAAGTCGAACGCGATTTGTCAGTAGAGGAAATCGCCAAACACTTCAATATTTCGACCAGCCATCTGTCGCGCATTTTCCGTGAACATGCGGGGATTACATTGGTGGAATACTTGAACGTGCGACGCGTGGAAGAATCACAGTATTATTTGCGCCATTCCAATAAAGGGATTTCGGAAATCTCCAAGCAGTTCCATTTCTGCAACCAGAGCTATTTCACGCGGATCTTCAAAAAATATACCTCGGTGACGCCGAAGCAATTCCGCGACAGCCAGCATATTCCTTATTTCCGCTATACCTTGCCGAATGCCAAGTAA
- a CDS encoding squalene/phytoene synthase family protein, with protein sequence MSKVANLQKESLAMLKQTSRTFFIPISFLDPVLKKTVGSAYLCMRAIDEIEDHPELPAEVKASLLRSIQHMLETDIDETEYAALVAPYADYLPSVTMRLPDWVEVCPPEIRGKVLESTAIMAGGMAKWVEKDWVIHTREDLDDYTYYVAGLVGVMLSDLWKWHDGTETDTELAIGFGRGLQAVNMLRNYDEDYERGVTFVPDGWTRDDMFSYARENLSQADQYVKSIKNKRILMFCKVPLALAHSTLKALKSGKEKMSRQEVEGIVEQLKEEEHLS encoded by the coding sequence ATGAGCAAAGTCGCCAATCTGCAAAAAGAATCACTCGCGATGCTGAAACAAACGAGCCGGACCTTTTTCATTCCGATCAGCTTTTTGGATCCTGTCCTGAAAAAAACCGTCGGCTCCGCCTATTTGTGCATGCGTGCAATCGATGAAATTGAAGATCATCCCGAGCTTCCAGCTGAAGTGAAAGCGTCTCTTCTGCGCTCCATCCAACATATGCTCGAAACGGATATTGACGAAACGGAATACGCGGCACTCGTCGCCCCATACGCGGACTATTTGCCATCCGTGACGATGCGGCTTCCGGACTGGGTCGAAGTATGCCCGCCCGAGATCCGTGGAAAAGTTCTTGAATCGACAGCCATTATGGCTGGCGGCATGGCCAAATGGGTCGAAAAGGACTGGGTCATCCATACGCGCGAAGACCTGGACGATTACACCTATTATGTCGCCGGGCTCGTTGGCGTTATGCTTTCCGATCTTTGGAAATGGCATGACGGCACCGAAACCGATACAGAACTTGCTATCGGATTTGGCCGTGGATTGCAAGCTGTCAACATGCTGCGCAATTACGATGAAGATTACGAACGCGGCGTCACGTTCGTCCCCGACGGCTGGACACGCGACGATATGTTCAGCTACGCACGTGAAAATCTGTCGCAAGCCGATCAATACGTTAAATCCATCAAAAATAAACGCATTCTCATGTTCTGTAAAGTGCCGCTCGCTTTGGCCCACAGCACCTTGAAAGCGCTCAAGTCCGGCAAGGAAAAAATGAGCCGCCAGGAAGTCGAAGGCATCGTTGAACAATTAAAAGAAGAAGAACACCTCAGCTGA
- a CDS encoding glycosyltransferase, with product MTKQVLFVSDHGDPLAKLGGKQAGGQNNYVKQLALALENRGWQVDVVTHWCDENAPQVEHFGERCRVIRVEAGYKGFVSKNEMYSMLPAFYEEMKRLLPLSTYDIVHTHYWLSGLIGKKLKEEFGLPYIHTSHSLGWAKEEATGTHDARREKAEETVLAHSDHILATTNTEKQVIKENVSAASPISVIPIGVDEAFRVRGSRHHIRKKFGYEDPLFVFAGRLEATKGIFTLLKAFKLLAEKSGNRYTPELVIAGGEPDAIDTETGLPKDPELRKAVRGIEQHVRFVGPKNQEQLALLFNSATATIVPSFYESFGMVAAEAQACGSPVIASKVGGLKNVVEDGVSGLLVESQNEIDLAIAMEVLSVNSLLVERLSRQAVRIARKDFNWVSISKRINTLYEVIIRERSNTLASDRPGRNLSR from the coding sequence ATGACCAAACAAGTGCTTTTTGTATCAGACCATGGCGATCCTTTGGCAAAGCTCGGCGGAAAGCAAGCAGGCGGCCAAAACAATTACGTCAAGCAACTGGCACTCGCTCTTGAAAACAGAGGGTGGCAGGTGGATGTCGTTACCCATTGGTGCGATGAAAATGCCCCACAAGTGGAACATTTCGGCGAACGCTGCCGCGTGATCCGTGTAGAAGCCGGCTATAAAGGATTCGTTTCAAAAAATGAAATGTACTCCATGCTTCCGGCATTTTATGAAGAAATGAAACGGCTATTGCCGCTATCGACTTATGATATCGTCCACACCCATTATTGGCTTTCAGGATTGATCGGCAAAAAGCTCAAAGAAGAATTCGGGCTGCCTTATATCCATACATCCCACTCGCTCGGATGGGCCAAAGAAGAAGCGACCGGCACGCATGACGCGCGGCGCGAAAAAGCGGAAGAAACCGTACTTGCCCATAGCGACCATATTTTGGCGACGACAAATACAGAAAAACAAGTGATCAAAGAGAACGTTTCCGCCGCTTCTCCCATCTCAGTAATCCCCATCGGAGTCGACGAGGCGTTCCGCGTCCGCGGCAGCCGACACCATATCCGCAAGAAATTCGGCTACGAGGATCCCCTCTTCGTTTTTGCTGGCCGTTTAGAAGCAACGAAAGGCATCTTCACTTTATTGAAAGCCTTCAAGCTTCTTGCAGAAAAAAGCGGCAACCGCTACACGCCTGAATTGGTGATTGCCGGCGGTGAACCAGATGCTATCGATACCGAAACAGGCTTGCCAAAAGACCCGGAACTGCGCAAAGCAGTGCGAGGCATTGAACAGCATGTCCGTTTTGTCGGACCGAAAAACCAAGAACAATTGGCCCTGCTGTTCAATTCAGCTACTGCCACCATCGTCCCGAGTTTCTACGAATCGTTCGGCATGGTTGCAGCTGAAGCACAAGCTTGCGGCAGCCCAGTCATTGCCTCGAAAGTCGGCGGCTTGAAAAATGTCGTTGAAGACGGCGTCAGCGGCTTGCTCGTCGAATCGCAGAACGAAATCGACCTGGCGATTGCCATGGAAGTACTTTCCGTCAACTCGCTGCTGGTTGAACGCCTTAGCCGCCAAGCGGTGCGCATCGCTCGTAAAGATTTCAACTGGGTCAGCATTTCAAAAAGAATAAATACATTGTATGAGGTGATTATTCGTGAACGGAGCAACACACTTGCTAGCGACCGACCTGGACGGAACCTTAGTCGGTGA
- the yidC gene encoding membrane protein insertase YidC: MKKKLTLLLMLAATIAFLSGCSAVENKEGFFYTIFVAPFDFSLDYLGNLFGGSYGMAIVVITIIIRLVLMPFMLRTYKRQQGMKVKMDKMRPEMEDIQKRLKETKDKEEQMKLQQEMMGLYKKHDVNPLNMGCLPVVIQMPIIMGLYFAILYSPDVRSHEFLWFNLGSPDIAMTLIAGAVYFFQAKVSLWTMPEQQQKQMKFFIYLSPIMIMFISFTSMAALPVYWAVGGILLIIQTFIGRKFYSEHPEKALEAVEETETADKNK; the protein is encoded by the coding sequence GTGAAAAAGAAACTTACATTACTGCTCATGCTTGCGGCAACGATCGCTTTCTTGAGCGGCTGTTCAGCAGTTGAAAACAAAGAAGGATTTTTCTACACGATTTTTGTAGCGCCATTTGATTTTTCGCTCGATTATTTAGGGAACCTCTTCGGAGGAAGCTACGGCATGGCGATCGTGGTCATCACGATCATCATCCGCCTCGTCTTGATGCCGTTCATGCTGCGCACGTATAAGCGCCAGCAAGGCATGAAAGTGAAGATGGATAAGATGCGCCCGGAAATGGAAGACATCCAGAAGCGCTTGAAGGAAACAAAGGATAAAGAAGAGCAGATGAAGCTCCAGCAGGAAATGATGGGGCTCTACAAGAAACATGACGTCAATCCGCTCAATATGGGCTGTTTGCCAGTCGTCATCCAGATGCCGATCATCATGGGCTTGTATTTTGCGATTCTCTATTCGCCGGATGTGCGTTCGCATGAATTCCTCTGGTTCAACCTCGGTTCGCCGGATATTGCCATGACGTTGATTGCGGGTGCGGTGTACTTCTTCCAGGCGAAAGTGTCGCTATGGACCATGCCGGAACAGCAGCAAAAACAGATGAAGTTCTTCATCTACCTGTCTCCGATCATGATCATGTTCATCTCGTTCACATCGATGGCTGCACTGCCTGTTTACTGGGCAGTCGGCGGGATCTTGTTGATCATCCAAACGTTCATCGGCCGGAAATTCTATTCGGAACATCCGGAAAAAGCGTTGGAAGCGGTTGAAGAAACTGAAACAGCCGACAAGAACAAATAA
- a CDS encoding NAD(P)/FAD-dependent oxidoreductase, whose translation MKSIIIIGSGIVGASAAYYAAKAGNSVTLIDRADRGQATGAAAGIVCPWISQRRNQAWYRLASNGAAYYPVLIEELEALGEKETGYKQVGIVSIHEESKLDKMEQKARERQAGSPEMGELERLTPEQTKARFPYAGDRYGSLYVSGAARVDGGAIRDALIRSAKRLGATFIQGDAKLLIEAGQATGVEVNGESLAADRIISAGGAWAAELFKPLGLHLKVVPQKAQILHLQSADTGTGDWPVAMVPFGQYIVPFEDGRIVAGATHENNAGFDDKLTAGGIFHILEKTLDVAPGLAAAEFTGAATGFRPATLSALPFIGQVPGQAQLFAANALGASGLTAGPYLGMQLAKLATGETTDLDIGLYDIEEAFEEIK comes from the coding sequence ATGAAATCGATCATCATCATCGGCTCCGGCATCGTTGGGGCAAGTGCGGCATATTATGCGGCAAAAGCAGGGAACAGCGTCACATTGATCGACCGGGCGGACCGCGGCCAGGCGACAGGCGCGGCAGCAGGCATCGTCTGCCCGTGGATCTCCCAAAGACGCAACCAGGCCTGGTACCGTCTCGCTTCAAACGGCGCCGCCTATTACCCGGTCCTCATTGAAGAACTCGAAGCACTAGGGGAAAAAGAGACCGGCTACAAACAAGTGGGCATCGTCAGCATCCACGAAGAATCGAAACTCGACAAGATGGAACAAAAAGCGCGCGAACGCCAAGCGGGATCTCCTGAGATGGGCGAACTCGAACGGCTGACGCCGGAACAAACGAAAGCCAGGTTCCCGTATGCGGGCGATCGCTACGGCTCTTTGTATGTGAGCGGGGCGGCGCGCGTTGACGGCGGCGCCATCCGTGATGCGCTTATCCGTTCTGCCAAGCGATTGGGCGCAACATTCATCCAAGGTGACGCCAAGCTGCTGATCGAAGCAGGGCAGGCGACAGGCGTGGAAGTGAACGGGGAAAGCTTGGCTGCAGATCGCATCATCTCTGCTGGCGGTGCGTGGGCGGCGGAGCTGTTCAAACCGCTCGGGCTTCACTTGAAAGTCGTTCCGCAAAAAGCGCAGATTTTGCATCTGCAATCCGCCGACACGGGAACAGGAGACTGGCCGGTTGCGATGGTGCCGTTTGGGCAATACATCGTGCCGTTTGAGGACGGGCGCATCGTCGCCGGTGCGACACATGAGAACAACGCAGGATTTGACGACAAGCTGACGGCAGGAGGCATCTTTCATATCCTTGAGAAAACTTTGGATGTCGCGCCAGGACTTGCCGCAGCTGAGTTCACGGGAGCCGCGACCGGGTTCCGCCCGGCGACACTGAGCGCCTTGCCGTTCATCGGGCAAGTGCCAGGGCAAGCACAGCTTTTCGCGGCCAACGCACTCGGCGCATCTGGCCTCACGGCAGGTCCTTATCTCGGCATGCAGCTCGCGAAACTTGCCACTGGCGAAACAACCGACCTCGACATTGGTTTATACGATATTGAAGAAGCTTTCGAAGAAATTAAATAG
- the cls gene encoding cardiolipin synthase — protein sequence MTVTIISVLTAAIFILNIFLAAALVFLERRDASSTWAWLLVLFFVPIAGFFIYLLLGRKLRQKKLFKWEEGRKRIGIESLIAHQMNEIHDGTFPFQDVSTKDYSNLIYLHLRNNGALLTQNNHVKIFNDGREKFDALIRDIEQAQDHIHIQYYIFRLDQLGNRIMDALLAKAKEGVKVRLLYDDMGSRSLSKRHFKEFSAAGGEVETFFPSIMPIINPRLNYRNHRKIVVIDGKVGYIGGFNVGEEYLGLNRRFGYWRDTHLRLEGNALYPLQTRFILDWNQASARHDIEYDEAYFPPQPEEGSTSMQIVSSGPDEEWEQIKDGYLKLIHLAREYIYIQTPYFIPDASFYDALRIAALSGIDVRIMIPNKPDHPFVYWATYSYAGQMLRAGARVFIYDNGFLHTKMIVIDDEASTVGTANIDVRSFKLNFEVNAFIYDEKVSMELADLFRQDTELSSELTYEMYMARTRMIKSKESIARLLAPIL from the coding sequence ATGACCGTCACCATTATCAGTGTGTTGACTGCTGCAATTTTCATCTTGAATATTTTCCTTGCAGCGGCACTGGTGTTTCTGGAACGCCGGGACGCTTCTTCCACTTGGGCATGGCTATTGGTGCTATTCTTTGTCCCAATTGCCGGCTTCTTCATCTACCTGTTGCTCGGGCGTAAGTTGCGGCAAAAAAAGCTTTTCAAATGGGAAGAAGGCCGCAAGCGGATTGGGATTGAAAGCTTGATCGCCCATCAAATGAATGAAATCCACGACGGCACTTTCCCTTTTCAAGATGTCAGCACGAAGGATTACAGCAATTTGATTTACCTGCATTTGCGCAATAACGGTGCTTTGTTGACCCAAAACAATCATGTGAAAATCTTCAATGATGGCCGGGAAAAATTCGATGCCCTCATTCGCGATATCGAACAGGCACAGGACCATATCCACATCCAATACTATATCTTCCGGCTGGACCAGCTCGGCAATCGCATCATGGACGCTTTGCTGGCCAAGGCGAAAGAAGGCGTAAAAGTTCGCCTGCTGTATGATGATATGGGTTCCCGTAGTTTGAGCAAGCGCCATTTCAAGGAATTTTCAGCAGCCGGCGGCGAAGTCGAAACCTTCTTCCCGTCCATCATGCCGATCATCAACCCGCGGCTGAATTACCGAAATCACCGAAAGATCGTCGTCATTGATGGAAAGGTCGGCTATATCGGCGGCTTTAACGTCGGAGAGGAATACCTCGGCCTCAACCGCCGCTTCGGCTATTGGCGCGATACGCATCTCCGGCTGGAAGGAAATGCCCTTTACCCGCTCCAGACACGTTTTATCCTCGACTGGAACCAGGCTTCTGCCCGGCACGACATTGAATACGATGAAGCGTATTTCCCGCCACAACCTGAAGAAGGATCGACTTCGATGCAGATTGTCTCCAGCGGCCCGGACGAGGAATGGGAACAAATTAAAGATGGCTATTTAAAGCTCATCCATTTGGCGCGCGAATATATTTACATCCAGACGCCGTATTTCATTCCGGATGCGAGTTTCTATGATGCGCTGCGGATCGCGGCGCTGTCCGGAATCGATGTGCGCATCATGATTCCGAACAAGCCGGACCACCCCTTCGTCTATTGGGCAACGTATTCGTACGCCGGTCAGATGTTGCGGGCCGGAGCGCGGGTATTCATTTACGATAACGGATTCCTTCATACGAAAATGATTGTCATTGATGACGAAGCGTCAACGGTCGGGACAGCGAATATCGATGTCCGCAGCTTCAAGTTGAATTTTGAAGTGAATGCCTTCATTTACGATGAGAAGGTGTCGATGGAATTGGCCGACCTGTTCAGGCAGGATACGGAATTGTCGTCGGAGCTGACTTATGAGATGTATATGGCGAGAACCCGCATGATCAAATCGAAGGAATCCATCGCCCGCCTATTGGCACCGATTCTTTAA
- a CDS encoding 3-phenylpropionate MFS transporter, with amino-acid sequence MHNQKWLSLNFFAFFFTWGVFLPYWTGWLTNEKGLSVSAASVIMGTGMVARSLSTLFFFPLLTRLFSLGRLMQILAIASFVVMAFYIPANSYTLLFIITFAFSFIYPNLLPAMESGATVLMQTDRIHYGKSRSYGSLGYTIALLIVGAATAVWQENAILWIMLLGLLFMAVTQSLASPVPLQSRPAPRTKKGPSATAELLKSKGFVTVLVVSILLQGAHASYYNYGFIYLQDIGVNSFYIGLILNVAVIFEIVFFVKADTLFEKWSVSSMFLLAGIGSTVRWILIFLFPSVWVFILAQTLHALSFGVAHFAFIRYIFKKLDPVNIPAAQGMYAALGMSLSVALLTFAGGYLYEIAPGYSFLGMAASSFPAVVLVLLTRKRFAY; translated from the coding sequence ATGCACAATCAAAAATGGCTATCATTGAACTTTTTTGCGTTTTTCTTTACATGGGGCGTCTTTTTGCCTTACTGGACTGGCTGGCTGACAAATGAAAAAGGGCTGAGCGTTTCGGCGGCCAGCGTCATCATGGGGACCGGCATGGTCGCGCGGTCGTTGTCGACTTTGTTTTTCTTCCCACTCCTGACGCGGCTTTTCTCGCTTGGGCGCTTGATGCAGATTCTCGCCATCGCTTCGTTTGTGGTAATGGCGTTTTATATCCCGGCCAATTCCTATACCTTACTGTTCATCATCACATTTGCGTTCAGCTTTATCTATCCGAATCTATTGCCTGCGATGGAAAGCGGCGCGACCGTATTGATGCAGACCGACCGCATCCATTACGGAAAAAGCCGCTCCTATGGTTCGCTCGGCTATACGATCGCTTTGTTGATCGTCGGGGCGGCCACCGCTGTCTGGCAGGAAAATGCGATTTTGTGGATCATGCTTTTGGGGTTGCTGTTCATGGCGGTCACTCAATCGCTCGCTTCTCCGGTCCCGCTGCAATCGAGGCCCGCACCGAGAACGAAGAAAGGGCCGAGCGCCACGGCGGAGTTGCTGAAATCAAAAGGATTTGTAACGGTTCTCGTCGTGTCCATCCTGCTGCAGGGAGCGCATGCGTCGTATTATAATTACGGCTTCATCTATCTTCAGGATATCGGCGTCAATAGCTTTTACATTGGCTTGATCTTGAATGTGGCCGTGATTTTTGAAATCGTCTTTTTCGTCAAAGCTGATACATTGTTCGAGAAATGGTCGGTGTCGTCGATGTTCTTGCTGGCGGGGATCGGTTCAACCGTCCGTTGGATCTTGATTTTCCTGTTCCCGTCGGTCTGGGTGTTTATTTTGGCACAGACGCTTCATGCTTTGTCTTTCGGCGTCGCGCATTTCGCCTTTATCCGCTATATCTTCAAAAAGCTCGACCCGGTCAATATCCCCGCAGCGCAAGGCATGTACGCTGCACTCGGCATGAGCTTGAGTGTCGCTCTTTTGACTTTCGCGGGCGGCTACCTATACGAAATCGCCCCGGGCTATTCATTCCTTGGGATGGCGGCGTCTTCGTTCCCAGCCGTAGTGCTGGTATTGTTGACACGCAAACGTTTTGCTTATTAA